In a genomic window of Limibacter armeniacum:
- a CDS encoding arylsulfatase encodes MNYKAYFYFFLLLPFMAGCATQGNRTASTQDSEGDKRPNIVVIMADDLGYSDLGCFGGEVETPSLDKLAGEGVRFTQFYNTSRCCPTRASFLTGLYPHQAGIGRMTMDAGQPGYRGYLTENTVTVAEVLKGAGYHTGMVGKWHVSPTERREKDEQLAWLAHQKDLGDFSDKSTYPTARGFEKYYGNIWGVVDYFDPFSLMNGDEKVESVPEGYYHTNAIGDSAVAYVDEFAKDDKPFFLYVAHCAPHWPLQALPEDIKKYESVYKIGWDSIRVKRYERMQQLGLISKENAEFSPRMFPKLDWETNPNKEWDAHAMAVHAAMIDRMDQTIGKLMDKLEETGEMDNTIILFLSDNGASYERPSKYGPGFDRAGSTRQGEEVKFPVDKSTDAMPGPQTVHAGIGPVWANVANTPFRYYKSKVFEGGIRTPMIMHWPKGITKQGGFEKQTGHVADLMATFVELAGTAYPTQLNGHNITPTVGTSLVPAIKGTGEVQRNTLFWEHFGSKAIRQGDWKLVMLDKKSDWELYNLAEDQTEMHNLAAKHPEKVEELAALWEQQAQAYQVYPMPQ; translated from the coding sequence ATGAACTATAAAGCTTACTTTTATTTTTTTCTGCTGTTGCCTTTTATGGCAGGATGCGCAACACAGGGAAACAGAACGGCAAGCACGCAGGATTCGGAAGGGGATAAGCGACCGAATATTGTCGTGATTATGGCAGATGATTTGGGCTACTCCGACTTGGGTTGTTTTGGCGGTGAAGTTGAGACTCCATCGTTGGACAAGTTGGCGGGAGAAGGTGTCCGCTTCACGCAGTTTTATAACACCTCCCGTTGCTGCCCGACAAGGGCGTCATTCCTGACAGGACTTTATCCGCATCAGGCTGGTATCGGTCGCATGACGATGGATGCAGGACAGCCGGGCTACAGAGGCTACCTGACCGAAAATACTGTTACGGTGGCTGAGGTACTTAAGGGAGCTGGTTACCATACAGGTATGGTGGGTAAATGGCATGTATCTCCTACAGAGCGCAGAGAGAAAGATGAGCAACTGGCTTGGCTAGCACACCAAAAAGATTTGGGGGATTTCTCAGACAAGTCTACCTATCCGACAGCTCGTGGTTTTGAAAAGTATTATGGTAATATCTGGGGAGTGGTGGATTACTTTGATCCGTTCAGTTTGATGAATGGGGATGAGAAAGTGGAAAGCGTACCGGAAGGCTATTACCATACGAATGCAATCGGAGATTCGGCAGTCGCTTATGTAGACGAGTTTGCCAAGGACGATAAGCCCTTCTTCCTGTATGTGGCGCATTGTGCCCCGCACTGGCCATTGCAAGCTTTGCCGGAGGATATCAAGAAATATGAAAGCGTATATAAAATTGGTTGGGACTCAATCAGGGTAAAACGCTATGAGCGTATGCAACAGCTGGGACTGATCAGCAAAGAGAATGCAGAATTCTCGCCACGTATGTTCCCAAAACTGGATTGGGAAACTAACCCCAACAAAGAATGGGATGCTCATGCGATGGCGGTTCATGCAGCAATGATCGATAGAATGGATCAAACAATTGGAAAGTTGATGGATAAATTGGAGGAAACAGGGGAGATGGATAATACCATCATCCTCTTCCTTTCCGACAATGGCGCCAGTTACGAGCGTCCTTCCAAATACGGACCTGGCTTTGACCGTGCAGGTAGTACCCGTCAGGGTGAAGAAGTGAAGTTCCCAGTAGACAAAAGCACAGATGCCATGCCGGGACCACAGACGGTTCATGCGGGTATTGGTCCGGTTTGGGCAAATGTTGCGAATACGCCTTTCCGTTATTACAAATCCAAAGTTTTCGAAGGTGGGATTCGTACCCCTATGATTATGCACTGGCCAAAGGGAATCACAAAGCAGGGCGGATTTGAAAAACAGACTGGCCATGTAGCAGACTTGATGGCAACATTTGTGGAGCTGGCAGGGACAGCATACCCAACGCAATTAAATGGGCATAACATTACGCCAACAGTAGGGACAAGCCTTGTACCTGCGATCAAAGGTACAGGCGAAGTGCAGCGAAATACCTTGTTCTGGGAGCATTTTGGCAGCAAGGCCATCAGACAGGGCGACTGGAAGCTGGTAATGTTAGACAAAAAATCAGATTGGGAACTGTACAATCTGGCTGAAGACCAAACAGAAATGCATAATCTGGCAGCGAAACACCCTGAAAAGGTAGAAGAGTTGGCAGCCCTTTGGGAGCAGCAAGCACAGGCTTATCAGGTTTACCCGATGCCGCAATAA
- a CDS encoding helix-turn-helix domain-containing protein: MSLYKYFESHYKRIGYLPVTTDTISEINDEAYRPYIKVLFLPAGYKVSVDFKKYESKQPCLFFINSNQYIELEEAGKASGHFIYYNRDFYCIQIHDAEVACDGLLFNNIYQMPQTTLDKEARQTIEFIFNQIQQELDLNDSSQEEMIRTYLKQLIIRATRIWKKQQLNTLNEEPSAELEFFRDFSRLVEIHYKTKHTVADYADLLGVASKTLSNKFKRLGLPQPNDIIKDRIILEAKRLLSYTSMSVKEIAYELGYEDPAYFNRLFSNKVGETPTFFKKNYQ, translated from the coding sequence ATGAGTCTTTACAAATACTTTGAGTCACATTACAAGAGAATTGGTTACCTGCCTGTAACCACTGATACCATTTCAGAAATAAACGATGAAGCTTACAGACCTTATATCAAGGTACTTTTTCTTCCTGCCGGATATAAGGTTTCTGTAGACTTCAAGAAGTATGAGTCCAAACAACCATGTCTATTTTTCATCAACAGTAACCAGTACATTGAGCTTGAAGAAGCTGGAAAAGCCTCTGGACACTTTATATACTACAACCGTGATTTTTACTGCATTCAAATACATGATGCAGAAGTAGCTTGCGATGGACTTCTCTTCAACAATATCTATCAAATGCCGCAAACAACCTTAGATAAAGAAGCACGGCAAACCATTGAGTTTATCTTTAACCAAATTCAGCAAGAACTTGATTTAAATGATAGCTCACAGGAAGAAATGATACGTACCTATCTCAAACAACTTATTATAAGGGCTACACGGATATGGAAAAAGCAACAATTGAATACCCTCAATGAAGAACCAAGTGCTGAGCTTGAATTTTTTAGGGACTTTAGTAGACTCGTAGAAATCCATTATAAAACAAAACATACAGTGGCTGACTATGCGGACCTTCTTGGAGTTGCATCAAAAACACTTTCCAATAAATTTAAAAGATTAGGGTTACCTCAACCTAATGACATCATAAAAGATAGAATCATACTGGAAGCCAAAAGACTTCTGAGTTACACATCCATGAGTGTGAAAGAAATTGCCTATGAATTGGGTTATGAGGACCCTGCTTATTTCAACCGACTTTTTAGCAATAAGGTAGGTGAGACTCCTACATTTTTTAAGAAAAACTACCAGTGA
- a CDS encoding OsmC family protein, which produces MKRKAQAVWNGTIKEGKGHLTTASKVLNQTQYSFNSRFADGFGTNPEELLAAAHAGCFTMKLSLDLSTAGYTPDTLTTESIVTLLDGKITQSKLVLNAQVPGISDEEFQQIAKNAEATCPVSQAFSFEILLEANLQQQK; this is translated from the coding sequence ATGAAACGTAAAGCACAAGCCGTTTGGAACGGTACAATCAAAGAAGGAAAAGGTCACCTAACTACTGCAAGCAAAGTATTGAACCAAACGCAATATTCGTTTAACAGCCGCTTTGCTGATGGCTTTGGAACCAACCCTGAAGAACTGTTGGCTGCTGCCCATGCAGGCTGTTTTACCATGAAACTGAGCTTGGACCTTTCCACTGCTGGTTACACCCCTGATACACTTACAACAGAATCCATCGTAACGCTACTAGATGGTAAAATCACCCAGTCCAAGTTGGTGCTAAATGCTCAGGTTCCTGGTATTTCAGATGAGGAATTTCAGCAGATAGCCAAAAATGCTGAAGCGACCTGTCCTGTAAGTCAAGCTTTCAGTTTTGAAATTCTACTCGAAGCCAACCTACAGCAGCAAAAGTAA